A single window of Desulfovibrio sp. G11 DNA harbors:
- a CDS encoding glycosyltransferase family 2 protein, with protein sequence MPHISVIIDNYNYASFLGQALDSVLAQSFSDFECLVVDDGSDDNSIEIIEQYTRIDKRVRSVLKKNGGQTSAFSAGFARASGEIVAFLDSDDFWYPQKLEHIVAAHRSNRIVQHYLAPNGQGIYRKIREDLNRRDALLTYGYMYNHSPCSALSFTKECIAPFFPLQQPERMRGYSDGCLLMLAMTRAEVCVLPDVLGYYRIHGKNMHVDKTDKGPKSRKIFQAQREYVNLQLRHRGFSEIPFSDTAYIASRLTRHASTLHKKKHLFVYGTEAAGKSVTTVLVDMGLSVFAYVDSDAAKWGQDFSGKAVLSPNQLGEFTDVDMVVIIASSAVQPITETLYTLGIDDDHILVLDI encoded by the coding sequence GACTTTGAATGTCTTGTAGTTGACGATGGCTCAGACGACAATTCTATTGAAATCATCGAACAATACACCAGAATCGATAAACGAGTACGATCTGTGTTGAAAAAAAACGGCGGCCAAACCAGCGCCTTTTCCGCTGGCTTTGCTCGTGCCAGCGGTGAAATTGTCGCGTTTTTAGACAGTGACGACTTCTGGTATCCGCAAAAGCTGGAACACATTGTTGCAGCCCACAGATCCAACCGGATTGTGCAACACTATCTTGCACCCAATGGACAAGGTATTTACCGCAAAATCCGTGAAGATCTGAACAGACGCGACGCCTTGCTCACCTACGGATATATGTACAATCACAGCCCTTGCTCCGCCTTATCCTTTACCAAGGAATGCATTGCCCCCTTTTTCCCTCTACAACAGCCGGAAAGAATGAGAGGTTATAGTGACGGATGCTTGCTTATGCTGGCCATGACCCGTGCCGAAGTCTGCGTTTTGCCGGACGTGCTTGGTTATTACCGCATTCACGGCAAAAACATGCATGTGGACAAAACTGACAAGGGACCGAAAAGCCGCAAGATTTTCCAGGCCCAACGCGAATATGTCAATCTGCAGTTGCGACACCGAGGTTTTTCAGAAATTCCGTTCAGTGATACCGCTTATATCGCTTCCCGCCTGACACGCCACGCCTCAACCCTGCATAAAAAAAAACACCTCTTTGTCTACGGCACAGAGGCTGCAGGAAAAAGTGTCACAACAGTTTTGGTAGACATGGGGCTTTCTGTCTTTGCCTATGTGGACTCAGATGCTGCCAAATGGGGACAAGACTTTTCAGGCAAGGCGGTACTCAGTCCCAACCAGCTTGGCGAATTTACAGATGTGGATATGGTGGTGATCATCGCCAGCAGCGCGGTGCAACCCATTACAGAAACTCTGTACACGTTGGGCATTGATGACGACCATATTCTTGTTCTAGACATCTAG
- a CDS encoding NAD-dependent epimerase/dehydratase family protein — translation MQSEFSLFIEDLQNISIQLGARAEKFRNTSVFLTGCTGFVGRWLMESLLWCNQQAKLQLRVQVLTRSRRAFLTALPHLNGRSDLDVLEGDILTLQTLPVADFDYAVLAVNHRNSYTPDWAAHHCAVPVLGAEELFRMAGTCGCHSVLVLSSGAVYGVPALCPDTSVFREEAPSLTKKLQEPTLYGESKRFLELFAVALGQRYGIRVPVARCFTFCGAHLELNGSNALASFMADLLCGRDIQVYGDGRPVRSYMYGSDMAVWLLTALTEGEHGVPYNIGSQHAVSILELAQICSRLTSPCTGVNVHGGSTRSNAPTCYVPDTTKIRADLQVQEWVTLEEGLRTTLHWFLSRTHNVCTRLA, via the coding sequence ATGCAGTCAGAATTTAGCCTGTTTATAGAAGATCTGCAAAATATTTCTATTCAGCTGGGGGCGAGGGCGGAAAAATTTAGAAACACCTCTGTGTTCCTGACTGGCTGTACGGGATTTGTGGGGCGCTGGCTGATGGAAAGCCTGCTCTGGTGTAACCAGCAGGCAAAACTCCAGCTACGTGTGCAGGTCCTGACCAGAAGCAGACGCGCCTTTTTGACCGCCTTGCCGCACTTGAACGGGCGGTCTGACCTTGATGTGCTTGAGGGGGACATATTGACACTGCAGACCCTACCTGTGGCCGACTTTGACTATGCGGTGCTGGCGGTCAATCATCGCAATTCCTACACACCTGACTGGGCCGCGCATCACTGTGCCGTGCCCGTATTAGGCGCAGAAGAACTTTTTCGCATGGCTGGGACCTGCGGCTGTCACTCTGTGCTTGTACTTTCTTCCGGCGCGGTGTATGGCGTTCCGGCCCTGTGCCCGGATACCAGTGTTTTTCGGGAAGAAGCTCCTTCTCTGACAAAAAAACTGCAAGAGCCTACCCTGTACGGAGAAAGCAAGCGTTTTCTGGAACTATTCGCCGTGGCCTTAGGACAGAGGTATGGCATTCGCGTACCGGTAGCTCGATGTTTCACCTTTTGCGGTGCGCACCTTGAACTCAACGGCAGCAATGCGCTGGCGAGCTTTATGGCCGATCTCTTGTGCGGCAGGGATATTCAGGTGTACGGAGACGGTCGGCCCGTACGCTCCTATATGTATGGCAGCGATATGGCCGTTTGGTTGCTGACTGCGCTTACTGAGGGAGAGCACGGCGTGCCCTACAATATAGGCAGCCAGCATGCCGTAAGTATTCTGGAACTGGCTCAGATCTGCTCCCGACTGACATCGCCCTGCACGGGCGTAAACGTGCACGGAGGCAGCACACGAAGCAACGCTCCCACATGCTATGTGCCCGACACAACAAAAATACGCGCCGACCTGCAGGTGCAAGAATGGGTAACACTGGAAGAAGGCCTGAGGACCACACTACACTGGTTTTTGAGCAGAACCCACAACGTGTGCACGAGGCTGGCATGA
- a CDS encoding glycosyltransferase: protein MKLLYLSIKQTTALAQGRLISEMEELIAQYFPGSVLYGPGYPGYHTADVPEILETYGGENNFDAIFCALPERELAGDPLGLQLSLKYVLPSHLWHFPLNLHKTKLPKILACGDFWHLSPQDWNRVLLSNNFCLYISAFLSPFITPEAMRYYFPPTVQEKVIFMPIGSYASENIYIPGLPKQHDILLAGANVPEFYPVRSQMAQAFQQSGLSLCVPHHPGYSLLKTVSPPSSYVQDLAQSRISAFCSSQFHFMPLKLFEAMASCTVALCDNICGVEHLGMEPDKHFILADSSNCVEKAQHWLEHPDLYKETTEAAYALFRSRHTVSIRMRELAEQIPPILNGGHAHGWIDLSPNFQLVRALSRSAPPRNDQKSRIIKKDWWDMATAIQKETWHYWYQLFPLQYPDAITLETVRLPNYWSLRTAALGHLEAFKAQLLLNIIQQNNLHSFLEVGTGMGYYSILWADYLRRNNKRGIVFAEDSLPGRGLTKVMSPQYLQMDVTRDLLWAGIPAARDIHFLLRRDGWHSPLARKKLDLLFFNTSPNLQKDFEKLSSSVGPQSILAVNSYGSAYPKIMDAVEYMAKALNKDILQIDFGPYDSGLALLLSSPAMDTIIKA from the coding sequence ATGAAGTTACTGTACCTAAGCATCAAGCAGACAACGGCCCTAGCCCAAGGCCGACTGATAAGCGAGATGGAAGAGCTGATAGCCCAATACTTTCCCGGCAGCGTGCTGTACGGTCCTGGCTATCCAGGATACCACACCGCCGACGTGCCAGAAATCCTTGAAACCTACGGTGGTGAAAACAATTTTGATGCCATCTTTTGCGCTTTGCCCGAACGAGAGCTAGCAGGAGATCCCTTGGGGCTTCAACTCTCCCTCAAGTATGTCCTACCGTCCCATCTTTGGCATTTTCCTCTTAATCTTCACAAGACCAAGTTGCCCAAGATATTAGCCTGTGGGGATTTTTGGCATCTTAGCCCCCAGGACTGGAATAGGGTTCTTCTGAGTAATAATTTTTGCCTCTACATAAGTGCCTTTCTTTCTCCCTTTATTACTCCTGAAGCTATGCGCTACTATTTTCCGCCGACAGTCCAAGAAAAAGTCATCTTTATGCCCATCGGCAGTTATGCCTCGGAAAATATCTATATCCCTGGCCTGCCCAAGCAACACGATATCTTACTGGCAGGAGCGAATGTACCGGAATTCTACCCAGTACGCAGCCAGATGGCCCAAGCATTTCAGCAATCCGGCCTGTCCCTGTGCGTGCCGCATCATCCGGGCTACAGCCTGCTGAAAACTGTTTCTCCCCCCTCATCCTATGTGCAGGATTTGGCCCAAAGTCGTATTTCCGCCTTCTGCTCTTCACAGTTTCACTTCATGCCTTTGAAGCTGTTTGAAGCCATGGCCAGTTGCACCGTGGCCCTGTGTGACAACATCTGTGGAGTTGAACATCTGGGCATGGAGCCAGACAAACACTTTATCCTTGCGGATAGTAGCAATTGTGTAGAAAAGGCCCAACACTGGCTGGAACACCCAGATCTCTATAAAGAAACGACCGAAGCCGCATATGCGCTTTTTCGCTCACGCCATACCGTAAGCATCCGCATGCGTGAACTTGCGGAACAGATTCCGCCCATCCTGAATGGTGGCCATGCCCACGGGTGGATAGACCTGAGTCCCAACTTCCAGTTGGTGCGCGCCCTTTCACGCAGTGCCCCCCCGAGAAACGACCAGAAATCCCGCATCATCAAAAAAGACTGGTGGGACATGGCGACAGCGATACAAAAAGAAACATGGCACTACTGGTACCAGCTCTTCCCCTTACAGTACCCGGATGCCATCACCCTCGAAACCGTGCGCCTGCCCAACTACTGGAGCTTGCGCACTGCTGCCCTTGGACATCTGGAAGCCTTCAAGGCGCAACTGTTGCTGAACATTATCCAACAAAACAACCTTCACAGTTTTTTGGAAGTGGGTACGGGCATGGGATACTACAGTATCCTCTGGGCCGACTACCTTCGCAGAAACAACAAACGAGGAATTGTCTTTGCAGAGGACTCCCTGCCCGGAAGAGGATTGACCAAGGTTATGAGTCCGCAGTATCTGCAGATGGATGTTACTCGCGATCTCCTTTGGGCAGGGATCCCTGCGGCACGAGATATCCATTTTCTCTTGCGCCGAGATGGTTGGCATAGCCCACTAGCTCGTAAAAAGCTTGACCTGCTTTTCTTCAACACATCGCCTAACTTGCAAAAAGATTTCGAGAAACTCTCCAGCTCAGTCGGACCGCAGAGCATTCTGGCTGTCAACAGTTATGGTTCCGCCTATCCTAAAATTATGGACGCAGTAGAGTACATGGCCAAAGCACTTAACAAGGATATCCTCCAAATTGATTTTGGCCCCTACGATTCCGGCTTAGCCCTGCTGTTGTCCTCGCCAGCAATGGACAC